The following are encoded together in the Pleurocapsa sp. FMAR1 genome:
- the modB gene encoding molybdate ABC transporter permease subunit translates to MLNSSVLASVWISLKTAVVATIITFCLGVLAAWWMSRYQGKGKGLIDGIFTAPLVLPPTVVGFLLLLALGKNGFLGQLLDLVGIRVIFTWYATVIAATVVAFPLMYKTALAAFQQNNSNLIACARTLGASEITIFWRIILPLAKPGLIAGTLLAFARALGEFGATLMLAGSIPGKTQTIPIAIFFVAESGAMDRALWLVIILLFISLVVIMGVNYWEHQSNVDRGKRIFFPKERGYSQTAFRESKQIEEIKLEVDIQKQLPDFLLDIAFTINSQQNPLGILGASGAGKTTVLRCIAGLETPDRGIIVLNNRVLFDSAKKINLLPQERAVGLVFQDYALFPHLTVAENIAFGMSITHSTSVIKKEVTKQLQEVNLPLLHDRFPAQLSGGEQQRIALARALASNPAVTLLDEPFSALDTNLKSRLIKLLRKRLTNYPGLTLYVTHNLAEAYYLCPQLLIIDRGKAIAFNQKQNVINHPPNLKTAQITGCNNFSRAKKISSQIIAAIDWQCELQVEHPIPKNLSQIGIHAHVITFTKNESGINIFPVWLTKYSEFPNKVIAYLKLHSTINNAEDYQLEAEITLLEWQRLNKLAFPWYIHLSPPEIIMFDAKAPN, encoded by the coding sequence TTGTTAAATAGCAGTGTTTTAGCTTCCGTTTGGATATCTCTCAAAACAGCAGTAGTCGCCACGATAATTACTTTCTGCTTGGGAGTTTTGGCTGCGTGGTGGATGAGTCGATATCAGGGTAAAGGTAAAGGTTTAATAGATGGCATTTTTACCGCACCTTTGGTATTGCCACCAACAGTAGTAGGATTTTTACTGCTGTTAGCTTTGGGTAAAAATGGATTCTTAGGACAACTACTAGATTTGGTAGGCATACGAGTAATTTTTACCTGGTATGCCACCGTCATTGCAGCCACAGTAGTAGCTTTTCCCTTAATGTACAAGACTGCTTTAGCAGCATTTCAGCAAAATAATAGTAATCTCATTGCCTGTGCGAGAACTTTAGGGGCTTCAGAAATCACAATTTTCTGGCGAATCATTTTACCTTTAGCTAAACCTGGACTGATTGCAGGAACTTTATTGGCTTTTGCTCGTGCTTTAGGTGAATTTGGGGCAACTTTGATGTTAGCGGGGAGTATTCCTGGTAAAACTCAAACCATACCTATCGCTATCTTTTTCGTTGCCGAAAGTGGGGCGATGGATCGGGCTTTATGGTTGGTAATTATTTTATTGTTTATTTCTTTAGTTGTCATTATGGGAGTTAATTATTGGGAACACCAAAGTAACGTAGATCGGGGCAAACGGATATTTTTTCCTAAAGAAAGAGGCTATTCGCAAACAGCCTTTAGAGAAAGTAAGCAAATAGAAGAGATAAAGTTAGAAGTAGATATTCAAAAACAACTACCAGATTTTTTATTAGATATTGCTTTTACAATTAATAGCCAGCAAAATCCGTTAGGTATACTAGGAGCTTCTGGCGCAGGCAAAACAACTGTTTTGCGCTGTATTGCGGGTTTAGAAACCCCAGATAGAGGCATAATCGTTCTTAATAACAGAGTTTTATTTGATTCAGCAAAAAAAATTAACCTACTACCCCAAGAGCGCGCTGTGGGTTTAGTATTTCAAGATTATGCTCTTTTCCCTCATCTTACTGTGGCTGAGAATATTGCTTTTGGGATGTCTATTACACACTCAACTTCAGTAATTAAAAAAGAAGTAACAAAGCAATTGCAAGAAGTAAATTTACCTTTATTACACGATCGCTTTCCCGCCCAGCTATCAGGAGGAGAACAGCAAAGAATCGCCTTAGCCAGAGCTTTAGCTAGCAATCCTGCTGTAACCTTGCTGGATGAACCATTTTCGGCTTTAGACACAAATTTAAAATCTAGATTAATTAAATTGCTCCGCAAGCGTTTGACTAATTATCCAGGTTTAACTCTGTATGTTACTCACAATCTGGCAGAGGCTTATTATCTTTGTCCGCAATTATTAATTATCGATCGCGGAAAGGCGATCGCTTTTAATCAAAAACAAAATGTTATCAATCATCCTCCTAACCTCAAAACGGCTCAAATAACAGGATGCAATAATTTTTCTCGTGCCAAGAAAATATCATCTCAAATTATCGCAGCTATAGATTGGCAATGTGAGCTACAGGTTGAGCATCCCATACCTAAAAACCTAAGCCAGATTGGGATTCATGCTCATGTAATTACCTTTACCAAAAATGAGTCAGGGATAAATATATTTCCCGTATGGCTGACTAAATATAGCGAATTTCCTAACAAAGTTATTGCGTACTTAAAACTTCATTCCACGATTAATAATGCAGAAGATTATCAGCTTGAAGCAGAAATAACTCTGCTTGAGTGGCAAAGACTAAATAAGCTAGCTTTTCCTTGGTACATTCATCTGTCTCCTCCTGAGATAATAATGTTTGATGCTAAAGCACCTAATTAA
- the modA gene encoding molybdate ABC transporter substrate-binding protein: MTRGIKNIPKRFIAFQFLILSLISSCTQTVNRQTVDKQKTATTELTISAAASMQDVLTDIEDLYTQQHPQVKIALNFGSSGSLENQIEQGAPIDIFISAAPKQMNDLEAKKLLLAKTRQDLVRNQMVLIVPLDNQSIVDFADLAKESTKQIALGEPTSVPAGQYAEEILTNLNIIDAVRLKSVYGKDVRQVLSYVETGNVDAGIVYRTDAESSKQVKTVAIALPQTHSPIIYPVAIIKDSNHPQAAQQMLQFLFSPKAQAIFKQYGFVSINNKQLTTEDTSFCFT, translated from the coding sequence ATGACAAGAGGAATTAAAAACATACCTAAGAGATTTATCGCTTTTCAATTTTTAATTCTAAGTTTAATTAGTAGCTGTACTCAAACCGTCAATCGCCAGACAGTAGATAAACAGAAAACCGCAACAACAGAATTAACTATCTCTGCTGCTGCTAGTATGCAGGATGTATTAACTGATATTGAAGATCTTTATACGCAACAACATCCTCAAGTAAAGATAGCTCTTAATTTTGGTTCTTCTGGTTCTTTGGAAAATCAAATAGAACAAGGCGCGCCGATTGATATCTTTATTTCTGCTGCACCAAAGCAAATGAATGATTTAGAGGCTAAAAAGCTGCTACTTGCTAAAACTCGTCAAGATTTAGTTAGAAACCAAATGGTTTTAATAGTACCGCTCGACAATCAATCAATTGTTGATTTTGCTGATTTAGCTAAAGAATCAACTAAGCAAATCGCTTTAGGAGAACCGACAAGTGTTCCTGCGGGACAATATGCTGAAGAAATATTAACTAACCTAAATATTATTGATGCGGTTAGACTTAAAAGTGTTTATGGCAAAGATGTACGTCAAGTTTTAAGTTATGTGGAGACGGGCAATGTGGATGCAGGAATAGTTTATCGTACCGATGCAGAGTCTTCTAAACAAGTCAAAACTGTTGCGATCGCACTCCCACAAACCCATAGTCCTATAATATATCCTGTTGCCATAATTAAAGATAGCAATCATCCCCAAGCTGCTCAACAGATGCTTCAGTTCCTCTTCTCACCCAAAGCTCAAGCTATTTTTAAACAGTATGGCTTTGTGTCAATTAATAATAAACAATTAACAACTGAAGATACTTCATTTTGCTTTACCTGA
- a CDS encoding ArsR/SmtB family transcription factor — translation MSKVDQSKKQASSESDAPTCDSSLVHLEQVRRVQSQIVTTEKAQQMAQFFGAMADPHRLKLLSALFKAELCVCDLAAVVKMSESAVSHQLRLLRNLRLVKHRREGRNVYYSLADAHIANLYREVAEHLDEV, via the coding sequence ATGAGTAAAGTTGACCAATCGAAAAAACAAGCCTCCTCAGAATCCGACGCACCGACTTGTGATTCCTCTTTAGTTCATTTAGAGCAAGTACGCCGAGTGCAATCTCAAATCGTAACCACAGAAAAAGCACAACAGATGGCTCAGTTTTTTGGGGCAATGGCAGACCCCCATCGGCTAAAACTTCTTTCTGCACTATTCAAAGCTGAACTTTGTGTCTGTGACTTAGCAGCAGTAGTAAAGATGAGTGAATCTGCTGTCTCTCATCAGTTACGTCTGTTACGAAACCTCCGCTTAGTTAAGCATCGCCGTGAAGGTCGTAATGTTTATTACAGTCTGGCAGACGCGCATATTGCTAATCTTTATCGGGAAGTAGCAGAGCATCTGGACGAGGTTTAA
- a CDS encoding glutaredoxin family protein, with product MHLILYSKPGCHLCEGLQSKLAQVSNVDFELEIRDINTNENWFAAYQYEIPVLCQKLPEAEKTLPRLSPRASVAKLEQMLQKNLTILG from the coding sequence ATGCACTTAATTCTCTACAGCAAACCAGGCTGCCATCTTTGTGAAGGTTTGCAGTCAAAACTGGCACAGGTAAGCAACGTTGATTTTGAGTTAGAAATTCGCGATATCAATACTAATGAGAACTGGTTTGCTGCTTATCAGTATGAAATTCCAGTACTCTGTCAAAAGTTACCTGAAGCAGAAAAAACATTGCCTCGTTTGTCTCCTCGTGCTTCGGTGGCCAAACTAGAGCAAATGTTACAGAAAAATTTAACAATCTTAGGTTAA
- a CDS encoding UDP-N-acetylmuramoyl-L-alanyl-D-glutamate--2,6-diaminopimelate ligase, giving the protein MKLRELLAKVNLQQPEHSALDLEVNRVCTNSHACKQGDLFIGMPGTRVDGGEFWRSALGQGAIAAVVTPSAADKQPPTADACVIQTEDMIATCSAIAAAFYDYPTHKLKTIGVTGTNGKTTTSHLIEYFLLQAQQPTALLGTLYTRWQGYSQTAIHTTPFSVELQSQLAEAVKAGNKYAVMEVSSHALAQGRVKACSFEVGVFTNLTQDHLDYHKDMEDYFQAKSSLFTPEYLKGKAIINLDDAYGKRLINRLDSSKVWTYSVNDRAADLYTSNLDYQPTGVRGTLHTPVGEMAFNSPLVGQFNLANLLAAVGTALYLDVELQVLIDCLPQFAGVPGRMERVQLTPEQDISVIVDYAHTPDSLENLLKAARPFISGKMICVFGCGGDRDRTKRPLMGKIVAELADVAVVTSDNPRTENPEQILKDIVAGIPLTIEPMVISDRAQAIATAIKQAQSGDGVLIAGKGHEDYQILGTEKIHFDDREQARVALGDR; this is encoded by the coding sequence ATGAAGCTGCGGGAACTATTAGCGAAGGTAAATCTTCAGCAACCAGAACATTCTGCTTTAGATTTGGAAGTCAATCGAGTTTGTACTAATTCTCATGCGTGCAAACAGGGAGATTTATTTATTGGGATGCCAGGAACAAGAGTTGATGGCGGAGAATTTTGGCGTAGTGCCTTGGGGCAAGGTGCGATCGCAGCAGTGGTAACTCCTAGTGCAGCGGATAAACAGCCTCCCACCGCCGATGCCTGTGTGATTCAAACTGAGGATATGATTGCTACCTGTAGTGCGATCGCCGCAGCTTTTTATGATTATCCTACCCACAAGCTTAAAACCATTGGCGTAACTGGCACAAACGGTAAAACTACTACCAGTCATTTAATTGAATATTTCTTACTTCAGGCGCAACAGCCGACAGCTTTACTAGGTACTCTCTATACCCGTTGGCAGGGATATAGCCAAACTGCTATCCATACTACGCCTTTTTCTGTAGAATTACAGTCTCAGCTAGCAGAAGCGGTAAAGGCGGGAAATAAATACGCCGTAATGGAAGTTAGTTCCCATGCCTTAGCTCAAGGTAGAGTTAAAGCCTGTAGTTTTGAAGTGGGAGTCTTTACTAACCTAACTCAAGATCACCTTGACTATCACAAGGATATGGAAGACTATTTTCAGGCGAAGTCTTCGCTCTTTACTCCCGAATATCTCAAAGGTAAAGCCATTATTAACCTAGATGATGCTTATGGTAAGCGTTTAATTAATCGGCTTGATAGCAGCAAGGTTTGGACTTATAGCGTAAACGATCGGGCTGCGGATTTATATACCAGTAATTTAGATTATCAACCCACGGGAGTTAGAGGTACTTTGCATACTCCCGTAGGCGAGATGGCTTTTAATTCTCCTTTGGTTGGTCAATTTAACTTAGCTAATCTCTTGGCAGCAGTGGGAACAGCCTTGTATTTAGATGTAGAATTACAAGTCCTGATAGATTGCTTACCTCAGTTTGCAGGCGTACCTGGCAGAATGGAACGAGTCCAGCTTACTCCTGAACAAGATATTAGTGTTATCGTCGATTATGCCCACACTCCTGACAGTTTAGAAAACTTGCTCAAGGCTGCCCGTCCCTTTATTAGTGGGAAAATGATCTGTGTCTTTGGCTGTGGTGGCGATCGCGATCGCACTAAACGTCCCTTGATGGGTAAAATTGTCGCCGAACTAGCAGACGTGGCGGTGGTTACATCAGATAACCCCCGTACCGAAAACCCCGAACAGATTCTCAAAGATATAGTAGCAGGGATTCCTCTAACGATTGAACCAATGGTTATTAGCGATCGCGCCCAGGCGATCGCCACTGCCATCAAGCAAGCACAGTCAGGAGATGGGGTACTGATCGCTGGCAAGGGACATGAAGACTATCAAATTTTAGGTACAGAGAAAATTCATTTTGACGATCGCGAACAGGCAAGAGTTGCTTTGGGCGATCGTTAA
- a CDS encoding bifunctional folylpolyglutamate synthase/dihydrofolate synthase, giving the protein MPVKEDISSLLEPFQRFGVNLGLTRIEKLLAALGNPQAKVPIIHVAGTNGKGSVCAYLSSILTESGYRVGRYISPHLVNWTERICLNEQEITIPALIEILQEVTKAVDPDCQSPTQFEVITAAAWLYFAKSQVDIAVMEVGLGGRLDATNVSDRTLVSIITSLSKEHWQRLGPTVADIAREKAGVLKANCPAVVGQLPPEAKQVVVEKARELNAPIAWIKPAQGIHLSAQNDARWAEYQDIKYPLPLLGEVQLSNSAIAIATIKILQQQGWHIPELAIQTGMNKTRWLGRLQWTTWKNHPLLIDGAHNSAAAIALRSYINTLNQPVIWVMGMLTTKDHADIFEVLLKPQDELHLVPVPDHSSAEPAKLASIAQQVCPHLSNCKTYDSVFSALDIAVDSANNSATQPLVVLCGSLYLIGYLFKNSDIS; this is encoded by the coding sequence ATGCCAGTCAAAGAAGATATTAGTTCTCTTTTAGAGCCTTTTCAACGTTTTGGCGTAAATCTGGGTTTAACTAGAATTGAAAAACTACTGGCTGCTCTAGGAAATCCGCAAGCTAAAGTACCGATTATTCATGTTGCAGGAACAAATGGCAAGGGATCTGTATGCGCTTATCTGTCTTCGATTTTGACGGAAAGTGGTTATCGAGTCGGACGCTATATTTCCCCTCATTTAGTAAACTGGACTGAAAGGATTTGTCTTAACGAGCAAGAAATAACTATCCCAGCTTTAATTGAGATCCTCCAGGAGGTTACAAAAGCTGTTGACCCTGACTGCCAAAGCCCGACTCAATTTGAAGTGATTACCGCAGCAGCTTGGCTTTATTTTGCTAAATCACAGGTAGACATTGCCGTGATGGAAGTAGGGTTAGGTGGTAGACTGGATGCTACTAACGTTAGCGATCGCACTTTAGTTAGTATTATTACTTCCCTAAGCAAAGAGCATTGGCAGCGTCTTGGTCCTACTGTCGCTGATATTGCTAGAGAAAAAGCAGGGGTGCTTAAAGCAAATTGCCCTGCTGTTGTTGGTCAACTTCCCCCTGAAGCTAAACAGGTGGTAGTGGAAAAAGCGCGAGAATTGAACGCGCCGATCGCTTGGATTAAGCCAGCCCAAGGAATTCATCTATCAGCACAAAATGATGCTCGCTGGGCAGAATACCAAGATATTAAATATCCCTTGCCCCTATTGGGAGAAGTGCAGTTAAGTAATTCGGCGATCGCGATCGCCACGATTAAAATTTTACAGCAGCAGGGTTGGCATATTCCTGAACTAGCGATTCAAACGGGAATGAATAAAACCCGTTGGCTAGGCAGATTACAGTGGACAACCTGGAAAAATCATCCTCTGTTAATTGACGGGGCGCATAATTCTGCTGCTGCGATCGCTCTTAGAAGCTATATTAATACTTTAAACCAGCCTGTCATTTGGGTTATGGGTATGCTAACAACCAAAGACCACGCAGACATATTTGAAGTGCTTTTAAAACCTCAAGACGAACTACATTTAGTTCCCGTACCCGATCATAGTAGTGCTGAACCTGCAAAACTGGCATCAATAGCTCAACAGGTTTGTCCCCATTTAAGTAACTGTAAAACTTACGACAGTGTTTTTTCTGCTTTGGATATAGCAGTTGATTCTGCTAATAACTCCGCAACACAACCCTTAGTTGTTTTGTGCGGATCTTTATATTTAATTGGTTACTTGTTTAAAAACTCAGATATTTCTTAG
- a CDS encoding sensor histidine kinase, which yields MQNWLLQNLSDVLNRELQAEGTCIINNNSDAQQVTESNRQRYYSEKNRLAELKAQKEWSGAIASVEKLLLSEIDSNQKSLPHQKQGLIFSAPVPLLSNSNLVTCFQSAVFTKDAFNTNALMPCRHSVETNQAVNEDAASVIKLPLVPQDPISQEQFCLVLTANFGLVMVLGKDRESATKFHFSFDPITIGEVWATLRSRLVVTNFHYLEQLDNLVKHFSPPNPSYRLVTNFSRQLLHNIPDSATLSVAKTRQAENIPAASELAKIKSTLASKKTTRYAEMELLQALTHEVRTPLTTIRTLTKLLLKRQQDFKPNVVQRLQTIDRECTEQIERMELIFSAAELESTPPAAKPVQLVQFSLEQVFHQSIPRWQEKAKRRHVDLDFTLPSKLPKVVSDPAMLDKVLTGLIESCTRSLPTGGHIDVKVSTAGDQLKLQVLSQAGNIDNPLKSLGQLLAFQPATGCLSLNLDVTKNIFQALGGKLTVRQRQEQGKELTIFLPLGNSHHNPNLQKSHIQV from the coding sequence GTGCAAAACTGGTTACTACAAAATTTAAGTGATGTACTAAATCGGGAATTACAAGCCGAGGGTACTTGTATAATAAATAATAATTCTGATGCTCAACAAGTAACCGAGAGCAATAGACAGAGATACTATAGCGAAAAAAACCGTCTAGCAGAATTAAAAGCTCAAAAAGAGTGGAGTGGAGCGATCGCTTCAGTAGAAAAGCTACTCCTGTCTGAAATTGATTCTAACCAAAAATCTCTACCCCATCAAAAGCAGGGACTAATCTTTTCTGCGCCTGTTCCTTTATTAAGTAATTCTAATTTAGTTACCTGTTTTCAGTCGGCGGTATTCACCAAAGATGCTTTCAATACTAACGCTTTAATGCCCTGCCGTCATTCTGTAGAAACCAATCAAGCAGTTAATGAAGATGCTGCATCAGTAATTAAGCTGCCTTTAGTTCCTCAAGATCCTATTAGTCAAGAACAGTTTTGTTTAGTTCTAACCGCTAACTTTGGTCTGGTTATGGTTTTAGGCAAAGATAGGGAGTCAGCTACTAAGTTCCATTTTTCTTTCGATCCGATAACCATCGGTGAAGTTTGGGCAACATTGCGATCGCGCTTAGTCGTAACTAACTTTCATTATCTAGAACAGTTAGATAATCTAGTGAAGCACTTTAGTCCACCAAATCCCAGCTATCGCCTAGTAACTAACTTTAGCCGTCAATTGCTGCACAACATACCCGATTCGGCTACTTTGTCAGTAGCTAAAACTCGTCAAGCTGAAAATATTCCAGCAGCTTCAGAACTGGCTAAAATTAAGTCCACCTTGGCATCTAAAAAGACTACCAGATATGCCGAAATGGAACTGTTACAGGCTCTTACTCATGAAGTAAGAACTCCCCTAACTACTATTCGCACCTTAACTAAGCTGCTGCTTAAGCGTCAGCAGGATTTCAAACCCAACGTGGTGCAGCGGTTACAAACTATCGATCGCGAATGTACTGAACAGATAGAACGCATGGAGTTAATTTTTAGTGCTGCGGAATTGGAGTCCACTCCTCCCGCTGCTAAACCAGTGCAGTTAGTACAGTTTTCTTTGGAGCAGGTATTTCATCAAAGTATTCCCCGTTGGCAGGAGAAAGCCAAACGTCGTCACGTAGATTTAGATTTTACCCTCCCCTCAAAACTACCAAAAGTGGTAAGCGACCCTGCTATGCTAGACAAGGTATTGACTGGGTTAATCGAAAGCTGTACTCGTAGTCTGCCGACTGGAGGACACATCGATGTCAAAGTTTCCACCGCCGGAGATCAGCTTAAATTGCAGGTGCTATCCCAAGCAGGTAATATTGATAATCCACTTAAATCTTTGGGGCAATTACTGGCTTTTCAACCAGCAACAGGATGTCTCAGCCTTAATCTAGACGTGACTAAAAATATATTTCAGGCTTTGGGAGGAAAACTCACCGTTAGACAGAGACAAGAACAGGGTAAAGAACTAACTATCTTTCTTCCTTTGGGTAACTCACATCACAATCCTAACCTACAGAAATCTCACATACAAGTCTAG
- a CDS encoding DDE-type integrase/transposase/recombinase — protein MSKIKLRDGLKFELHGREYELIERISLGDWKIRNVVTARETSLSETDITDLLFKGKLQFVTAKSQQHINFPDLSEAEKNNAIWKEKYVKKVLEEGINKSTKKALEPIIKEVYRQIKLDENIPQKIQNKPKPSFNAVYQWVKKYKQSEGNIHCLVSNTKKKGNRKSRLQPEVNQIIEQAIDEIYLNRNQGSIKDTYDRVIVLIVEENQYRQSLNLPELKIPNYMAIRNTIKKIPSQERDKARLGKKTSDLIHRSVSVGEGLNPTRPLEVVEIDHCKLPFFVLDNEHRLPVGLPWLTSAIDVYSQTVVGYYLTFDPPSYLSVMYCLLHSIRSKEYVRSTYQPVKNKWTSFGLMETLKVDNGTDFRGKSLEDACRELKVNLEFCPVRIPWYKGTVERYFGSIQKQLSGKIPGSCAKFMEENDYDPKKQAVVTLHDLQEIIHIFLIDVHNQSSHTKLKSTRASVWDHGVQSYPVSLPSSNETLKVLLGDIEERTISRTGIEFYYLFYNSDRLQELRDRYEAGDFRRRDKIRSKEKAKFKYNRNDISVIHIRDPQTGEHQAVPAINQNYTQNLSLAQHRIIHRYALNHGFIQGGKNIDVVALALTKQEIQNIINDAIKKNKAAKTSKKVIK, from the coding sequence ATGTCTAAAATAAAGCTGCGAGATGGATTGAAGTTTGAACTACACGGACGAGAATATGAATTAATCGAAAGGATATCTTTAGGAGACTGGAAAATCCGTAATGTAGTCACAGCAAGGGAAACTAGCTTGTCAGAAACTGATATTACAGATCTTTTGTTTAAAGGAAAACTCCAGTTCGTCACAGCAAAATCTCAACAACACATTAATTTTCCCGATCTGAGTGAAGCAGAAAAAAACAATGCAATTTGGAAAGAAAAGTATGTAAAGAAAGTCTTGGAAGAAGGCATAAATAAGTCTACTAAAAAAGCATTAGAACCAATTATTAAAGAAGTATATCGTCAAATAAAACTAGATGAAAATATTCCGCAAAAAATTCAAAATAAACCTAAACCTTCATTTAATGCGGTTTATCAATGGGTCAAAAAATATAAGCAATCGGAAGGAAACATTCATTGTTTAGTATCAAATACCAAAAAGAAAGGCAACCGTAAATCTCGACTACAGCCAGAAGTTAACCAAATAATAGAACAAGCAATTGATGAAATATACCTAAATCGCAATCAAGGTTCTATTAAAGACACCTACGACCGCGTGATTGTTTTAATTGTGGAAGAAAATCAGTATAGACAATCTTTGAATTTGCCAGAGTTAAAAATCCCTAACTATATGGCTATTCGTAATACCATCAAAAAAATTCCCTCACAAGAGAGAGATAAAGCTAGGTTAGGAAAGAAAACTTCAGACTTAATTCATCGATCTGTAAGTGTCGGCGAAGGTTTGAATCCTACAAGACCCTTAGAAGTCGTAGAAATCGATCACTGTAAGTTGCCTTTTTTTGTTTTGGATAATGAACATAGATTACCAGTCGGTCTACCTTGGCTTACATCTGCAATCGATGTGTATTCACAGACGGTAGTTGGCTATTACTTGACTTTCGATCCCCCTAGCTATCTTTCGGTTATGTACTGCTTGTTGCACAGTATTAGATCCAAAGAATACGTGAGATCGACCTATCAACCTGTAAAAAATAAATGGACTTCTTTTGGGTTAATGGAAACTCTCAAAGTCGATAATGGTACGGATTTTCGAGGCAAATCATTAGAAGATGCTTGCAGAGAACTAAAAGTAAATTTAGAGTTTTGTCCTGTTCGGATACCTTGGTATAAAGGTACAGTAGAAAGATATTTTGGCAGTATTCAGAAACAGTTAAGTGGCAAAATTCCAGGAAGCTGTGCCAAGTTTATGGAAGAAAATGATTACGATCCCAAAAAGCAAGCAGTTGTAACGCTACACGACCTACAGGAAATCATCCATATCTTCTTGATAGATGTACATAATCAAAGCTCGCATACTAAATTGAAGAGTACTCGCGCTTCAGTTTGGGATCACGGAGTCCAATCTTATCCAGTTTCTTTGCCTAGTTCTAACGAAACTTTGAAGGTTTTGTTAGGCGATATTGAAGAGAGAACTATTAGTAGAACAGGAATTGAGTTTTATTACTTATTTTATAACAGCGATCGCCTGCAAGAATTACGCGATCGCTATGAAGCAGGGGATTTCCGTAGAAGAGACAAAATTAGAAGCAAAGAAAAGGCTAAGTTCAAATATAATCGTAACGATATTTCAGTCATTCACATCCGAGATCCTCAGACAGGAGAACATCAAGCAGTTCCAGCAATAAATCAGAATTATACCCAGAATCTCTCTTTGGCTCAACATAGAATTATTCACCGATATGCTTTGAACCACGGATTTATTCAAGGCGGAAAAAATATAGATGTTGTGGCATTAGCATTAACCAAACAGGAAATTCAAAATATTATTAACGATGCGATTAAAAAAAACAAAGCAGCCAAAACTTCCAAAAAAGTAATCAAATAG